From a single Collibacillus ludicampi genomic region:
- a CDS encoding HPr family phosphocarrier protein, translated as MAEKKVTVALRAGLHARPAAIFVQQANKFTSDIFVEKDGKSVNAKSIMGIMSLAISHGTEIIIKAEGSDAERAIETLSEMVSKED; from the coding sequence ATGGCGGAGAAGAAAGTGACCGTTGCCCTTCGCGCAGGCCTGCATGCTCGCCCGGCTGCTATATTCGTACAACAAGCCAATAAATTTACCAGTGACATCTTCGTCGAGAAAGACGGGAAATCGGTAAACGCGAAGAGTATCATGGGAATCATGTCACTTGCCATTAGCCATGGAACGGAGATCATCATCAAGGCGGAAGGCAGTGACGCAGAGCGAGCGATCGAAACGTTAAGCGAAATGGTGAGCAAGGAAGATTAA
- the whiA gene encoding DNA-binding protein WhiA, translating into MSFAARTKKELTQLESKACCKRAELAAMIRMNGVIVKSDKRVCLDVTTENAAIARRMYTLLRTIFDAHVEVLVRKKMRLKKNNVYMVRVPFGVQKILKDLKIVDDHLQFVAGIDEDLIRKACCKRSYLRGAFLAGGSVNDPEGSSYHLEIASFDHDHSLALCHLTNQFGLNAKLIERKKGWVMYLKEGEKIIEFLNIVGAHQALLRFEDVRILKGMRNQVNRIVNCETANLNKTIHAAVRQIENIRLLEREIGLNNLPPKLREVAEMRLKYPEINLKELGQMLPGTVSKSGVNHRLRKLDELAEKIKQNQKIV; encoded by the coding sequence ATGTCGTTTGCGGCACGAACCAAAAAAGAATTGACACAACTGGAGAGCAAGGCATGTTGTAAACGTGCTGAACTGGCAGCCATGATCCGGATGAACGGTGTCATCGTCAAGAGCGACAAGCGTGTCTGTCTGGATGTGACAACCGAAAATGCAGCGATTGCCCGGAGAATGTATACATTGTTGCGAACGATCTTCGACGCGCATGTAGAGGTACTGGTGCGCAAGAAAATGAGATTGAAGAAAAACAATGTATATATGGTTCGCGTACCTTTCGGCGTGCAAAAGATCTTGAAAGATTTGAAAATCGTCGATGATCATCTTCAATTCGTTGCGGGTATCGATGAGGATTTGATCAGAAAAGCTTGCTGCAAGCGGTCTTATCTGCGGGGGGCATTTCTGGCGGGAGGATCCGTGAATGACCCGGAAGGCTCTTCTTATCACTTGGAAATCGCTTCTTTCGATCATGATCATTCGCTTGCTCTCTGTCATTTGACCAACCAGTTCGGGCTGAATGCGAAACTGATCGAACGGAAAAAAGGCTGGGTCATGTATCTAAAAGAAGGCGAGAAGATCATCGAGTTTCTGAATATCGTTGGGGCACATCAAGCGTTGTTGCGATTTGAAGATGTGCGTATTCTCAAGGGCATGCGCAATCAGGTCAACCGAATCGTGAACTGCGAAACGGCCAATCTGAACAAAACGATTCATGCGGCCGTGCGTCAGATTGAGAACATACGACTGCTTGAACGAGAAATCGGGCTGAATAATCTTCCGCCCAAACTGCGAGAAGTCGCGGAAATGCGCTTGAAATACCCGGAGATCAACTTGAAGGAACTGGGGCAAATGCTTCCGGGGACGGTATCGAAATCGGGCGTGAATCACCGGTTGCGAAAGCTTGATGAACTTGCTGAAAAAATTAAACAGAACCAGAAGATAGTATGA
- a CDS encoding gluconeogenesis factor YvcK family protein encodes MVKKWWLLAWTVCSFGLGLLAAGVGIHSVPGQASVIGLASLLVGSGLLALGWWRDEQIGRQELLAKLGRPKIVVIGGGTGLSVLLRGLKEYDADITAVVTVADDGGSSGRLRSDLRMPPPGDIRNCLVALADTEPLMEKLWQYRFKSGEGLAGHSFGNLFIAAMTDVTGDFETAIRETSRVLAVRGRVLPAVPQEVVLRAYMTDGTVVQGESKIPLANKKIERLEIVPSDIHPLPEVVQAIKEADAIIVGPGSLYTSILPNLLVPEIADAIRQSNAITVYVCNVMTQPGETDNFTASQHVQAIYDHVGPGLFEYILVNTAPIPPAVIEQYREKQAAPVVADIWNLQQMGLSVIARNFLHYAIYARHDARRISEQIFALLGRDTKKQPS; translated from the coding sequence ATGGTAAAGAAGTGGTGGCTCTTAGCATGGACCGTTTGCTCGTTCGGGCTGGGATTGCTTGCTGCAGGCGTAGGAATCCATTCGGTACCCGGGCAGGCGTCTGTAATCGGTCTCGCAAGTTTGCTCGTGGGCTCAGGGCTTCTGGCACTCGGATGGTGGCGGGATGAGCAGATCGGCAGGCAGGAACTCCTAGCGAAATTGGGTAGACCCAAAATTGTCGTCATCGGCGGAGGAACCGGATTGTCCGTTCTATTACGCGGCTTAAAGGAGTATGACGCGGACATCACAGCCGTCGTTACGGTCGCGGACGACGGCGGTTCTTCCGGACGATTGCGTTCCGATTTGAGAATGCCGCCACCGGGAGATATCCGCAACTGCCTCGTCGCTTTGGCCGATACGGAACCTCTCATGGAAAAATTGTGGCAATACCGTTTTAAGAGCGGTGAAGGATTAGCCGGGCACAGCTTCGGAAACCTGTTCATTGCGGCGATGACGGATGTCACCGGGGATTTTGAAACGGCCATACGAGAAACGTCGAGGGTCTTGGCAGTGCGTGGACGGGTGCTTCCGGCCGTTCCCCAGGAAGTCGTTCTGCGTGCTTATATGACGGATGGAACGGTGGTTCAGGGGGAGTCGAAAATACCTTTAGCCAATAAAAAAATCGAGCGCCTCGAAATTGTACCTAGCGATATCCATCCTTTGCCGGAAGTCGTGCAAGCCATTAAGGAAGCGGATGCGATCATCGTGGGTCCTGGCAGTTTGTATACCAGTATTTTGCCGAATCTGCTGGTTCCCGAGATCGCCGATGCCATCCGCCAGTCGAATGCGATCACCGTCTACGTGTGTAACGTCATGACACAACCGGGAGAAACAGATAATTTTACGGCGTCTCAGCACGTCCAAGCAATCTATGACCATGTGGGGCCAGGTCTCTTCGAGTATATCCTCGTCAATACGGCACCCATCCCACCGGCGGTCATTGAACAATACCGGGAAAAACAAGCGGCCCCGGTTGTCGCGGACATTTGGAATCTACAACAGATGGGACTATCGGTGATCGCCCGCAATTTTCTCCATTACGCCATTTATGCGCGACATGACGCGCGAAGGATCAGTGAACAGATCTTTGCTCTACTGGGAAGAGATACGAAAAAGCAACCATCATAA
- the rapZ gene encoding RNase adapter RapZ: MNQTVHVVILTGLSGAGKTVALQSLEDIGFFSIDNLPPALIPKLGELVIQSGGKVSKIALVCDLRGRALGQDLFEALKELEEKSGITAQILYLEADDDVLVRRYKETRRRHPMSPDGRIPEGIAKERRKLEEMRGRADWIIDTSDLKPSELKQRIVQRFSNLDEQKLNVNIVSFGFKHGVPIDADLVFDVRFLPNPHYVESLRPLTGKDKDVSEYVMKWPVTQQFLEKLFDLVDFLLPQFQKEGKNQAVIAIGCTGGQHRSVAVAELLYQHLKQNESVRVTHRDCDKGR, from the coding sequence ATGAACCAGACTGTACATGTGGTCATTCTGACCGGCCTTTCCGGAGCGGGGAAGACGGTAGCGTTGCAAAGCTTAGAAGATATAGGATTCTTTAGTATAGATAACCTTCCTCCCGCATTGATTCCCAAACTTGGTGAACTCGTTATCCAATCGGGAGGAAAAGTTTCGAAAATCGCTCTCGTCTGCGATCTTCGTGGACGGGCGTTAGGTCAAGATCTGTTCGAAGCGCTGAAAGAATTGGAGGAAAAGAGCGGGATCACCGCACAGATTCTTTATCTCGAGGCGGATGATGACGTGCTCGTTCGCAGATACAAAGAGACACGGCGCAGACATCCCATGTCTCCCGATGGCCGCATCCCAGAGGGGATTGCGAAAGAACGCCGCAAACTGGAGGAGATGAGGGGACGGGCCGATTGGATTATCGATACGAGTGACTTGAAACCGTCCGAATTGAAGCAGAGAATCGTTCAACGCTTCTCCAATCTTGACGAACAGAAGCTCAACGTCAATATCGTATCTTTTGGCTTCAAACATGGGGTTCCGATTGACGCGGACTTGGTCTTCGATGTTCGTTTTCTCCCGAATCCCCATTATGTCGAATCCCTTCGCCCTCTCACGGGGAAAGATAAAGATGTATCTGAATATGTGATGAAATGGCCGGTAACGCAACAGTTTCTTGAAAAATTGTTCGATCTGGTCGATTTCCTTTTGCCTCAATTTCAGAAAGAAGGTAAGAACCAAGCAGTGATCGCCATCGGTTGTACAGGCGGACAGCATCGATCAGTCGCTGTGGCAGAGCTTCTTTACCAGCATCTGAAACAAAATGAATCGGTGAGGGTCACTCACCGTGACTGTGATAAAGGTCGGTAA
- a CDS encoding ROK family glucokinase: MGEKRVIGIDLGGTNIKVAAVDESGKIVVKEERPTEAPRGAAFVLDRIADMARTVAQRAGWSWNDVTGIGAGIPGFLDFEKGMIEESPNLGWKKISVVEELNRRLQVPVVVENDANVAALGEAWIGAGRGHRHILAITIGTGIGGGLIIDGMIYHGANGMGGEIGHIVIDPQGDRCNCGNRGCLETITSATAIVRHAKRRLEAGEESSLQEVAALTARDVFDHARQGDAVACSVVGHMTETLGYALSLAANILNPELIVIGGGVSKAGDILFKPLYDSFSKYALARVCDAVAFRPAELGNDAGVLGAARLSMLASS, translated from the coding sequence ATGGGGGAGAAGCGAGTAATCGGGATCGACTTAGGCGGTACGAACATTAAAGTGGCTGCCGTCGACGAGAGCGGAAAGATCGTTGTCAAAGAGGAACGTCCCACGGAGGCGCCGCGCGGTGCTGCGTTCGTCTTGGACCGTATCGCCGACATGGCGAGAACGGTTGCACAACGCGCAGGATGGTCGTGGAATGACGTAACGGGTATTGGAGCCGGAATCCCCGGTTTTCTTGATTTCGAAAAAGGGATGATTGAAGAATCGCCTAATTTGGGGTGGAAGAAGATCTCTGTTGTCGAAGAACTGAATCGCCGTTTGCAAGTGCCGGTCGTGGTAGAAAATGACGCCAATGTGGCCGCATTAGGAGAAGCGTGGATCGGTGCAGGGCGCGGGCATCGCCATATCCTCGCGATCACGATCGGTACGGGAATCGGAGGCGGCTTGATCATCGATGGTATGATCTATCACGGAGCGAATGGCATGGGCGGGGAGATCGGGCATATCGTGATCGATCCGCAAGGCGATCGTTGCAATTGCGGAAATCGGGGTTGCCTGGAAACGATCACATCGGCAACCGCCATTGTGCGTCACGCGAAAAGACGGCTTGAAGCGGGAGAAGAATCCAGCTTACAAGAGGTTGCTGCGCTGACGGCCCGGGACGTGTTTGACCATGCGCGTCAAGGGGACGCGGTGGCATGCTCGGTTGTCGGGCACATGACGGAGACGCTGGGATACGCTTTATCGCTGGCGGCAAATATCCTGAATCCGGAGCTTATCGTCATCGGTGGGGGCGTCTCCAAAGCGGGGGATATCTTGTTTAAGCCGTTGTACGATTCCTTTTCCAAATATGCATTGGCTCGCGTTTGCGATGCGGTCGCGTTCCGACCGGCGGAACTCGGCAATGACGCGGGCGTCTTGGGGGCTGCCAGGCTTTCCATGCTTGCTTCGTCATGA
- a CDS encoding NUDIX hydrolase — translation MQVVTNCIIRQGDQILMLKKPRRGWWVCPGGKMEPGESLVEAVTREICEETGFSIETADLRGVFTVLLQEGSKMIDHWMLFTFYTEKWSGTLLHETEEGILEWIKIDTLDERPMAEGDRIFLRQILQETKLITGKFTYTPDYQLLAWKLENRE, via the coding sequence ATGCAAGTGGTTACCAATTGTATCATACGCCAAGGTGATCAGATCCTCATGCTCAAGAAACCGCGCAGAGGGTGGTGGGTGTGCCCGGGAGGAAAGATGGAACCGGGTGAATCTCTTGTGGAAGCGGTGACTCGCGAAATTTGCGAAGAAACTGGATTTTCCATTGAAACGGCTGATTTGCGGGGAGTCTTTACCGTTCTTTTGCAAGAAGGTTCAAAAATGATTGACCATTGGATGCTTTTCACGTTTTATACCGAAAAATGGAGCGGTACTCTTTTGCATGAGACGGAAGAGGGGATCTTGGAGTGGATCAAAATCGATACGCTCGACGAACGTCCGATGGCGGAAGGCGATCGTATTTTTTTGCGCCAGATCCTGCAGGAAACAAAATTGATTACCGGGAAATTTACATATACGCCTGATTATCAATTGCTTGCATGGAAACTGGAGAACCGAGAATAA